In Gemmatimonadetes bacterium T265, one DNA window encodes the following:
- a CDS encoding type VI secretion protein: MTRLSKVVWQEGMHLAQHHFQAQARHLEASVDFALTRLFYAAYGVTALALDAEALGNGVVALRQARGVMPDGLAFDMPDGDPLPPSRAAADALAPRADASLLLLAIPPYRADGANVADGDEPDGARFTAVPRDVPDDVLGRDVRPVLLGRKNFRLLFAHELAREAADTDLVTLPIARVRRGTGGALAYDADYVPPSLQIGASPRLLAGLRRTVEVLDAKRLALLGERPASMAAAFGTHEITTYWLLHAVHSALPPLRHLLAARELHPERLYVELARLAGALCTFALDADPAQLPAYDHEHLGECVDALERHVRAHLELVVPTTCVRVPLRAAAEYLREGALADARTLGPSRWILGVRARLGEAEVAERVPRLLKVCSAEGVAKLVQRALPGMGLTYLPVPPAAIAPRVDTRYFAVNTDGPCWEHVRMTRAVGVFVPAELPGAELELAVLLDS; encoded by the coding sequence ATGACGCGGCTCTCGAAGGTGGTCTGGCAGGAAGGCATGCACCTGGCCCAGCACCACTTCCAGGCGCAGGCCCGGCACCTCGAGGCGTCCGTCGATTTCGCGCTGACGCGACTCTTTTACGCCGCGTACGGCGTGACCGCGCTCGCCCTCGACGCCGAGGCGCTCGGCAACGGCGTCGTCGCGCTGCGCCAGGCGCGCGGCGTGATGCCCGACGGACTCGCCTTCGACATGCCCGACGGCGACCCGCTCCCGCCGTCCCGCGCCGCCGCCGACGCGCTCGCGCCGCGCGCCGACGCGTCGCTGCTCCTGCTCGCCATCCCGCCGTACCGCGCCGACGGGGCGAACGTCGCCGACGGCGACGAACCCGACGGCGCGCGCTTCACCGCCGTCCCACGCGACGTGCCCGACGACGTGCTCGGCCGCGACGTGCGCCCGGTACTCCTCGGCCGCAAGAACTTCCGCCTCCTCTTCGCGCACGAGCTCGCACGCGAGGCGGCGGACACCGACCTCGTCACCCTCCCGATCGCGCGCGTGCGGCGCGGCACCGGCGGCGCACTCGCCTACGACGCGGATTACGTCCCACCTTCGCTCCAAATCGGGGCGAGCCCGCGGCTCCTCGCGGGGCTGCGGCGCACCGTCGAGGTGCTCGACGCCAAGCGCCTCGCCCTCCTCGGCGAGCGACCGGCGTCGATGGCCGCCGCGTTCGGCACGCACGAGATCACGACGTACTGGCTCCTCCACGCCGTGCACAGCGCGCTCCCCCCGCTCCGCCACCTGCTGGCCGCGCGCGAGCTGCACCCGGAGCGCCTCTACGTCGAGCTCGCCCGCCTCGCCGGCGCGCTCTGCACCTTCGCCCTCGACGCCGACCCGGCCCAACTGCCCGCGTACGACCACGAACATCTTGGCGAGTGCGTCGACGCGCTCGAGCGGCACGTGCGCGCGCACCTCGAGCTCGTCGTGCCCACCACCTGCGTGCGCGTGCCGCTGCGCGCCGCGGCGGAGTACCTGCGCGAGGGCGCCCTCGCCGACGCACGCACGCTCGGGCCGTCGCGCTGGATCCTCGGCGTGCGCGCGCGGCTCGGCGAGGCCGAGGTCGCCGAGCGCGTGCCGCGGCTGCTGAAGGTCTGCTCGGCCGAGGGCGTCGCGAAGCTCGTCCAACGCGCGCTGCCCGGGATGGGCCTGACGTACCTGCCCGTGCCCCCCGCCGCGATCGCCCCCCGCGTCGACACGCGCTACTTCGCCGTGAACACCGACGGGCCCTGCTGGGAGCACGTGCGCATGACGCGCGCGGTCGGCGTGTTCGTGCCGGCCGAACTCCCCGGCGCCGAGCTCGAGCTGGCCGTGTTGCTCGACAGCTGA